From the genome of Streptomyces sp. NBC_00523:
AGGACCCCGTACAGCATGTGCGGGGTGGCGTACGAGCCCACGTACGCGTCCCGCACCGCGTCCACCAGGTAGCGGAACGGCGTGAAGTGCGAGAGGACGTCGAGCCACTTCGGGCCGAGCGTCATCGGCAGCATCAGGCCGGACAGCAGCATCGCGGGCATGGTGAGGGAGTTGATGACGGGCCCGAACTCCTGCGGCGTCGAGACCCGCATGGCCAGTGCGTACGAGAGCGAGGCCAGCGAGACCGTCAGCAGGCCGACGAAGAGGAAGCCGATCAGCACTCCGGCCAGCGGGGCCCGCAGCCCCATCAGTACGGCGACGAGCACCAGCAGCACCGTCTGGAACACGAACAGCAGCGCGTCGCGCAGCACCCGGCCCAGCAGCAGCGCCGCCCGGCTCACCGGGGTCACCCGCATCCGCTCGACCACCCCGGTCGACTTGTCGATGATCAGGCCGAATCCGGCGAACGAGGCGCCGAACAGGCCGAGCTGGAGCAGCAGCCCGGGCACCAGGATCTGCCAGGAGTCGGTGCCCCCGCCGAGCGGCAGTCCGGTGAGCAGCGGGCCGAAGAAGAGCAGGTAGAGCAGGGGCATCAGGATGCCGAAGAGGATCTGGAACTTGGAGCGCAGGGTCTGGCGGGCGTAGCGCCCGAAGATCAGAGCGGTGTCGTGCAGCAGCATGGGTGTCCCGGGAGGTGTCAGACCGCGAGGGGAGCGGTGT
Proteins encoded in this window:
- a CDS encoding ABC transporter permease, with translation MLLHDTALIFGRYARQTLRSKFQILFGILMPLLYLLFFGPLLTGLPLGGGTDSWQILVPGLLLQLGLFGASFAGFGLIIDKSTGVVERMRVTPVSRAALLLGRVLRDALLFVFQTVLLVLVAVLMGLRAPLAGVLIGFLFVGLLTVSLASLSYALAMRVSTPQEFGPVINSLTMPAMLLSGLMLPMTLGPKWLDVLSHFTPFRYLVDAVRDAYVGSYATPHMLYGVLVALGFAAPAVTVGTGVFRKAGA